The following proteins are encoded in a genomic region of Paenibacillus antri:
- a CDS encoding carbohydrate ABC transporter permease: MSRQWRPIHVFGHVVLFFGGLALVYPILFMVMTGFMTAEEYAGTVIGPFPIAKDPTIENFMTLVGGAGDPLVRLYFLNSILRTAYGLVWAVLTAFLGGYVFSRLKFRGRDTLFLVLLATQMVPPVVAIIPTFIEFARWPLAGGNYIFTGGEGILDSWWVYLVGGPAINIMGTFLVKQSLEKVPFELDEAAKIDGAGTFRIIFQILMPLQFPILAFIAITTSQAIWNDWATPFFFTTSNELQTLPAAISRMSSLAQNPMGLPNYPLMITLGLGITIPMLLIFFFFQRYIVQGLANTGIKG, translated from the coding sequence ATGAGCCGGCAATGGCGGCCGATCCATGTATTCGGGCATGTCGTCCTCTTCTTCGGGGGGCTTGCGCTCGTATATCCGATTCTCTTCATGGTGATGACGGGCTTCATGACGGCAGAGGAGTACGCCGGCACCGTCATCGGACCGTTCCCGATCGCGAAAGATCCGACGATCGAGAATTTCATGACGCTCGTCGGGGGAGCCGGCGATCCGCTAGTACGGCTCTACTTTTTGAACTCCATCCTGCGCACGGCGTACGGGCTGGTATGGGCCGTGCTGACGGCGTTTCTCGGCGGATACGTCTTCTCCCGTCTGAAGTTCCGCGGAAGGGATACGCTGTTCCTCGTGCTTCTGGCGACGCAGATGGTGCCGCCCGTGGTGGCGATTATCCCGACGTTCATCGAGTTCGCCAGATGGCCGCTCGCCGGAGGCAACTACATTTTCACGGGCGGAGAAGGCATCTTGGACTCGTGGTGGGTGTACTTGGTCGGCGGTCCCGCCATTAACATCATGGGCACTTTCCTTGTGAAGCAATCGTTGGAGAAGGTTCCGTTCGAGCTGGACGAAGCGGCGAAAATCGACGGGGCAGGCACGTTCCGCATTATCTTCCAAATTTTAATGCCGCTGCAGTTCCCGATCTTGGCGTTCATCGCAATTACGACGTCCCAGGCGATTTGGAACGACTGGGCGACGCCGTTCTTCTTCACGACGAGCAACGAGCTGCAGACGCTACCCGCCGCAATCTCGCGGATGTCGTCGCTCGCGCAAAATCCGATGGGATTGCCGAATTATCCGTTGATGATCACGTTGGGTCTCGGCATCACGATTCCGATGCTGCTTATTTTCTTCTTCTTCCAACGCTACATCG
- a CDS encoding carbohydrate ABC transporter permease — protein MSKQLILKTDAPPAPRSGVRRIRSSVFYRRHKDAIVASVILGPMLIWWLVVSGFPTLFGFFLGFFEWIGVTNAPKFIGFKNYVRFFQDSVYYLALWRAIWIGLLVTGLTIVGGFAVALLMNLPLAGKGLYRTMWYIPVVTSVVATTQIFNIFLDANNGVINNILKSLGKEPILWQYSVGWGVFWIVVYSIWKGIGGTALIWLAGLQSVDPVMYEAAAIDGANRRQQFWHVTIPGIKPIATFVVITGLIGAVQIYEQVIFITGGGPFGQTEVLVYRILRDGFFDFNLGMAGASSVVLAAVVFIFTVVYFRYATENERNERKKAKGGRTA, from the coding sequence ATGTCAAAGCAGCTCATTCTGAAAACGGATGCCCCGCCCGCGCCGCGTTCAGGCGTCCGCCGCATCCGAAGCTCCGTGTTTTACCGCAGGCATAAGGATGCGATCGTAGCCTCCGTCATCTTGGGTCCGATGCTGATTTGGTGGCTCGTCGTGTCGGGTTTCCCGACGTTATTTGGATTTTTCCTAGGATTCTTCGAATGGATCGGCGTGACGAACGCTCCCAAATTTATCGGATTTAAAAACTACGTTCGTTTCTTTCAAGATTCAGTCTATTACTTGGCGTTATGGAGAGCGATTTGGATCGGCTTGCTCGTAACGGGGCTAACGATCGTCGGCGGCTTCGCCGTCGCTTTGCTGATGAACTTGCCGCTGGCCGGCAAGGGTCTCTACCGGACGATGTGGTACATCCCCGTTGTGACGTCGGTGGTAGCCACGACCCAAATTTTCAACATCTTCCTGGACGCGAACAACGGCGTCATCAACAACATTCTTAAGAGCCTCGGGAAGGAGCCGATCCTGTGGCAATATTCGGTCGGTTGGGGCGTATTCTGGATCGTCGTTTATTCGATTTGGAAGGGAATCGGCGGCACGGCGCTCATCTGGCTGGCAGGCCTGCAGTCCGTGGATCCGGTCATGTACGAAGCGGCAGCGATCGACGGAGCGAACCGCCGGCAGCAATTTTGGCACGTGACGATTCCGGGCATCAAGCCGATCGCCACCTTTGTCGTCATTACAGGTTTAATCGGGGCGGTTCAGATTTACGAGCAAGTCATCTTTATCACGGGCGGAGGGCCCTTCGGACAAACCGAGGTGCTTGTGTATCGCATTTTGCGCGACGGCTTCTTCGACTTTAATTTAGGGATGGCCGGCGCTTCCTCGGTCGTCTTGGCCGCCGTCGTGTTTATCTTTACGGTCGTTTACTTCCGGTACGCGACGGAGAACGAACGGAACGAACGGAAGAAGGCGAAGGGAGGGAGAACCGCATGA
- a CDS encoding glycoside hydrolase family 2 protein: MRTGTPCMIALRDWEAKSFYPHVPHLGNSMETGGELLGVTDWIPAEVPGSIQRDLHRAGWIEDPYFGMNSLKSEWVENRWWMYRSFFELELSEGERAYATLRGIDYKGHVYLNQTYLGVHEGMFEPASYPVTELLRRGRNELTVLLEHAPDEMGQIGYTSRTKTQKSRFSYKWDFTTRIVPLGLWDDVAIEITRGARIRDVQVRPFLKAGVGEVFVRVNADAESPSAVVACRVTLYGGEATEAGIAATAVAPAVRNCIRDEGEHSFECALRLERPKLWYPNGSGSQPLYRVRVELLQEDGIVSDAWHGRTGFRQLEWTDNADAPEGALPYALRVNGQAVYIKGVNLTPLDALYGTVDRERYERVVRWLKRANVNLVRVWGGGLIEKEVFYDCCDEAGILIWQEFIQSSSGIDNIPSKDEGFLGLLERTAIHALKTKRNHVSLGCWSGGNELTNADGVPVADEDANIAMLKRLVERYDPGRRFFPSSASGPNEFLRIEEPGRNHDVHGPWKYGGPTGHYTVYNASDSLLHSEFGADGCCAYASMARFLPSRDLVVTSMKENATWRHHGEWWCTLDRDRELFGPFASLSQFVRASQWTQAEAIRYALEANRRRKFRNSGSIVWQFNEPFPNASCTSLVDYYGHPKMAYYAMLRSYAPKHASLRYESLLQRAGGTFRADVYLHNSLEAGELEWKAACFDAGGVVFTEEGGAANASQSSSILAGTLAAELPETLRGVFAVRLQVERQEPETYVFSVEEEAPFAEMLRAPVAILRWTMKDREAREGQAYERYEVENAGASVAWYVEAQADGGTIALFSPQQFAVLLPGERRIFELSYEARTGERPEIAFRCWNSGETPY; this comes from the coding sequence ATGCGTACGGGAACGCCGTGTATGATCGCACTTCGCGATTGGGAGGCGAAAAGCTTTTATCCGCATGTCCCCCACCTGGGGAACAGCATGGAAACGGGCGGCGAGCTGCTCGGCGTCACGGACTGGATACCGGCCGAAGTGCCCGGAAGCATACAGCGCGATCTGCATCGAGCGGGGTGGATCGAGGATCCGTACTTCGGCATGAACAGCTTGAAGAGCGAATGGGTCGAAAACCGGTGGTGGATGTATCGATCGTTTTTCGAGCTGGAGCTTTCGGAGGGCGAACGCGCATATGCGACGCTGCGGGGGATCGATTACAAAGGGCATGTGTACCTCAATCAGACGTACCTTGGCGTACACGAAGGCATGTTCGAGCCGGCGTCCTATCCGGTGACGGAGCTGCTCCGGCGGGGGCGCAACGAGCTGACCGTGTTGCTCGAGCACGCCCCCGACGAAATGGGGCAGATCGGATATACGTCCCGGACGAAGACGCAGAAAAGCCGCTTCTCGTACAAATGGGATTTCACGACGCGGATTGTCCCGCTAGGGCTGTGGGACGACGTCGCGATCGAAATTACCCGCGGGGCGAGGATCCGAGATGTGCAGGTGCGGCCTTTCCTCAAGGCCGGCGTCGGCGAGGTTTTCGTCCGCGTGAATGCCGATGCGGAATCGCCTAGCGCCGTCGTTGCATGTCGTGTAACGCTATATGGAGGAGAGGCGACGGAAGCGGGCATTGCCGCCACAGCTGTCGCTCCGGCTGTACGAAACTGTATCCGAGACGAGGGAGAACATTCGTTCGAATGCGCCCTTCGATTGGAGAGGCCGAAGCTTTGGTATCCCAACGGTTCGGGGAGCCAGCCGCTCTATCGGGTTCGCGTCGAGCTGCTGCAAGAGGACGGCATAGTGTCCGACGCATGGCACGGCCGAACCGGCTTTCGGCAGCTGGAGTGGACGGACAACGCGGACGCGCCGGAAGGGGCGCTGCCTTATGCGCTTCGCGTCAACGGCCAGGCCGTATACATCAAGGGCGTCAACCTGACGCCGCTCGATGCGCTCTATGGTACGGTCGACAGGGAGCGCTACGAACGGGTCGTGCGCTGGTTGAAGCGGGCGAACGTCAACCTCGTCCGGGTGTGGGGCGGAGGCTTGATCGAAAAAGAAGTCTTCTACGATTGCTGCGACGAAGCGGGCATTCTCATATGGCAAGAATTCATACAATCCAGCTCCGGCATCGACAATATTCCGTCGAAGGACGAAGGATTTCTCGGCTTGCTGGAACGGACGGCGATTCACGCGCTGAAGACGAAACGCAACCACGTGAGCTTAGGCTGTTGGAGCGGCGGGAACGAGCTGACGAATGCGGATGGCGTCCCCGTTGCCGACGAGGACGCCAACATCGCGATGCTGAAGCGCTTGGTCGAACGTTACGATCCCGGACGGCGATTTTTTCCGTCCTCGGCGTCCGGGCCGAACGAGTTTTTACGTATCGAAGAGCCCGGGCGCAACCATGACGTGCACGGACCTTGGAAATACGGCGGGCCGACGGGACATTATACGGTTTACAACGCATCCGATAGCTTGCTGCACAGCGAATTCGGCGCGGATGGCTGCTGCGCGTACGCATCGATGGCGCGGTTTTTGCCGAGCCGGGATCTCGTCGTGACCTCGATGAAAGAGAACGCGACGTGGAGGCATCACGGAGAATGGTGGTGCACCCTCGATCGGGACCGAGAACTATTCGGGCCGTTCGCGTCGCTGTCGCAATTCGTGCGCGCCAGTCAGTGGACGCAGGCGGAAGCGATTCGCTATGCGCTCGAGGCGAACCGGCGCAGGAAGTTCCGCAATAGCGGCAGCATCGTCTGGCAGTTCAACGAGCCGTTCCCGAACGCCTCGTGCACCAGCTTGGTCGATTATTACGGGCATCCCAAGATGGCTTATTACGCCATGCTTCGTTCCTATGCGCCGAAGCATGCCTCGCTGCGATACGAAAGCTTGCTTCAGCGGGCGGGGGGGACGTTCCGCGCGGACGTCTATCTCCACAACAGCCTAGAGGCGGGGGAGCTCGAATGGAAAGCTGCCTGCTTCGACGCAGGCGGGGTCGTTTTCACAGAAGAGGGAGGGGCGGCGAACGCGTCGCAGAGCAGCAGCATCTTGGCAGGCACGCTCGCAGCCGAGCTGCCGGAGACGCTGCGAGGCGTCTTCGCCGTTCGTCTGCAGGTCGAGCGGCAGGAGCCGGAGACGTACGTGTTTTCCGTCGAGGAGGAGGCTCCGTTCGCCGAGATGCTGCGAGCTCCGGTAGCCATTCTGCGGTGGACGATGAAGGATCGGGAGGCGAGGGAAGGGCAAGCGTACGAACGATACGAGGTGGAAAATGCGGGAGCGTCCGTAGCATGGTACGTGGAAGCGCAAGCGGACGGGGGAACGATCGCCCTGTTCTCGCCGCAGCAATTCGCAGTGCTGTTGCCGGGAGAACGCCGAATATTCGAGTTGTCTTACGAAGCACGGACAGGCGAACGACCGGAGATCGCTTTTCGATGTTGGAATTCAGGCGAAACTCCTTATTGA
- a CDS encoding phytanoyl-CoA dioxygenase family protein has protein sequence MLEPVVQAGAFTETDRFIFESWGYLIIRDVLSKEEVKECLEASIRVHQAAGTEGWAQVGRGYETEPALERLIDHPAVLPKVRGLYGDRFILQSSWNTKQPAFGANGGWHQDGSGAYDFKLLGYPIPLLQLRASFLLTDQLAPRTGNMEMVPGSHRSLAPLPAELRKNGGSPPNSHIVCAPAGSVLLFHNAVWHRTYAHDGDYDRYTAHYIYSPPWVAPSDRFENNPEFMARTTPLRRALMGDFERPESPYGLGYQTPPFDPA, from the coding sequence ATGTTGGAACCAGTCGTTCAAGCGGGGGCGTTCACGGAGACGGACCGCTTTATTTTCGAATCGTGGGGATACCTTATCATTCGCGACGTGCTCTCGAAGGAAGAAGTGAAGGAATGTCTAGAGGCTTCCATTCGCGTTCATCAAGCCGCCGGCACCGAAGGTTGGGCGCAGGTCGGGCGCGGGTACGAGACGGAGCCGGCGCTCGAGCGGCTCATCGACCATCCGGCGGTTCTCCCGAAGGTGCGCGGGCTGTACGGGGACCGCTTCATCCTGCAGTCGAGCTGGAACACGAAGCAGCCCGCCTTCGGCGCCAACGGCGGCTGGCATCAAGACGGATCGGGCGCGTACGATTTCAAGCTGCTCGGTTACCCGATTCCGCTTCTGCAGCTGCGGGCGTCGTTCCTGTTAACGGATCAGCTCGCCCCGCGAACGGGCAATATGGAGATGGTCCCGGGCAGCCACCGCAGCCTCGCGCCGCTGCCGGCGGAGCTCCGAAAAAACGGGGGCAGCCCGCCGAACAGCCATATCGTCTGCGCGCCGGCCGGCTCGGTACTGCTGTTCCATAACGCGGTGTGGCATCGGACGTACGCTCACGACGGCGATTACGACCGGTACACGGCCCACTACATATATAGCCCGCCTTGGGTGGCGCCTTCGGATCGGTTCGAAAACAATCCGGAATTTATGGCCCGAACGACGCCGCTGCGACGCGCATTGATGGGCGACTTCGAGCGGCCGGAAAGTCCGTACGGACTCGGATACCAGACACCGCCGTTCGATCCGGCGTAA
- a CDS encoding Gfo/Idh/MocA family protein, which produces MSGNAQHRKTVRWGILGCAQIAVNAIIPALQAAREAEIAAVASRDEAKARSVAERFGIPKAYGGYEALLADPEIDAVYIPLPNHLHLEWTVKAAEAGKHVLCEKPFAMNAAEAEAMAEACGRNGVKLAEAFMYRYHPRYDLVRDIVRSGEIGDIRGVQVAFTFQIEDVGVEGNIRMDGKLGGGAIYDVGCYTVSGARLVLGAEPEAATAIATYLETDPDVDMMVSGLLEFPGGIGLSFQCGMSAELRNSLQIAGTKGRIDIPEAYVPSPESADFFVVTKGERRKVVVPVVDAYELQVAEFSRCILEDAPTRFDPADAVRNMAVLDAVRASAKERRRVSL; this is translated from the coding sequence ATGAGCGGAAACGCGCAACATCGCAAAACCGTACGGTGGGGCATTCTAGGCTGCGCTCAAATCGCGGTCAACGCCATCATTCCCGCGCTGCAGGCGGCGCGGGAGGCGGAGATCGCCGCCGTCGCGAGCCGCGACGAGGCGAAGGCGCGAAGCGTCGCGGAGCGCTTCGGCATACCGAAGGCGTACGGCGGCTACGAGGCGCTGCTCGCCGATCCCGAAATCGACGCCGTCTATATCCCGCTGCCGAACCATCTGCATCTGGAATGGACGGTGAAGGCGGCCGAAGCGGGCAAACACGTCCTCTGCGAGAAGCCGTTCGCGATGAACGCCGCGGAGGCGGAGGCGATGGCGGAGGCTTGCGGAAGGAACGGCGTCAAGCTGGCGGAGGCATTCATGTATCGCTATCATCCGCGTTACGATCTGGTGCGCGATATCGTTCGATCCGGCGAAATCGGGGATATTCGAGGCGTGCAGGTCGCCTTTACGTTCCAGATCGAGGACGTCGGCGTCGAAGGCAACATTCGCATGGACGGAAAGCTCGGCGGAGGTGCCATCTATGACGTCGGATGCTACACGGTCAGCGGGGCGCGTCTCGTCTTGGGCGCCGAACCGGAGGCGGCGACGGCGATCGCGACGTACCTGGAGACGGATCCAGACGTGGATATGATGGTATCCGGATTGCTCGAATTCCCGGGAGGCATCGGTTTATCGTTCCAGTGCGGCATGTCCGCGGAATTACGAAACTCGCTCCAAATCGCGGGAACGAAAGGACGGATCGACATTCCGGAGGCATACGTGCCGTCTCCGGAATCGGCGGATTTCTTCGTCGTGACGAAGGGGGAACGGCGGAAGGTCGTCGTTCCGGTCGTCGACGCGTACGAACTGCAAGTCGCGGAGTTTTCCCGTTGCATTCTCGAAGATGCGCCGACCCGGTTCGATCCCGCGGACGCCGTCCGCAACATGGCCGTTCTTGATGCGGTGCGCGCCTCGGCTAAGGAGCGAAGAAGAGTGTCGTTGTAA
- a CDS encoding fibronectin type III domain-containing protein — MNPRIQKNRRLGTTLLAMMAFILAISGFAGAAAAAEPVREGGDEIMYFDLKAFLQTQPNSQLAYDYLKLATALQGIVNRDAPKLYYRYESNSIAKSAGVDIDEFWFSELRKEGELLSGKAVTVATSFDQLLDSFAPSYAGVVVWDSNVPATSNVASTAAGVENLLPVRYDANVGSPYDLLVRQRALPVVLDLVGKFTGEGEIPDIGEPSTGSAKNDAYRWAKAKYLDAGRTNPTMLAYALDGISWDFDAAAKPLNAQWVSAALPKRMKAGSSVDVSVTVKNNGTTAWSYAANDRFGTTGDTANQFVWSNLNGGYSVSSDNQRVFLNSGEAVQPGAERTFRFTMIAPASPGTYTFSAQMVRDGVAYYGTGLRRSVEVVADDVLETPADEPLVDGTYVYPDLFNSMLPNADYLISNKAFFFDLSPDERSLPNDDRSQPLGTDFHTLRDILRAQNALAGERIITIGGFVPWWIKYTTHADPQARLHPVAAEWKFADEISKYNAQKDADAYGLVGLSNASVFRHVPLKTLVQPNDKGENGKTYDPDKKYIAFYMGDYDAGAWTAGALPVLWNDPKRGELPLAWAPVPGLSARVPQVFNYLYATATPNDYFVAGDNGAGYLNPMMLLEENRPDGLPDFLHVWEEYNRQQYERHDLDITGFLISGNSGSVNREVQEAYSRFSPSGVGNNAGFEEPIVNGTPFVTVEDVPLGPISTDSAALARVLGDRLQKNQQFSMFRTILFKPSTIVDAVELTKANHPDVEFEIVDPYTYFRFYKEARAWEAASRVYDAAEAAAAVDVDGVAAPGEWDGAGTIEVGAESEDVKEYGTVWGHAGELQSKYKLKWDAENLYILEERTDERFQFTETGAQMYLSDASMLFLDLNGRKFGTVYEAGDYAILFTPSGPDGQPHVFLREGRDGGAAEYQLSAGTAASTVGETSFVFEAAIPWSALQQVPFAPEDGKTIGMSVLATHGPDSWGQIMWAGNGDDQAKWAKLRFVAAPAPSAPTGLAALDVTKTSITVGWTAAPASEGVVVYEVRLDGAVVGTVAAPATTFAIEGLKKDTPYAITVIAKRASGASAESEPLTVATDHDNGIGTGNNNGNGRDGP, encoded by the coding sequence ATGAATCCACGAATTCAAAAGAATCGGCGACTCGGGACGACGTTGTTGGCGATGATGGCATTCATCCTCGCGATCAGCGGGTTCGCAGGCGCCGCGGCAGCAGCGGAGCCCGTTAGGGAGGGCGGAGATGAAATCATGTATTTCGATTTGAAAGCGTTTTTACAAACGCAACCGAATTCGCAACTCGCTTACGATTATTTGAAATTGGCCACGGCGCTGCAGGGCATCGTCAATCGGGATGCGCCGAAATTATATTACCGGTACGAATCGAACAGCATCGCGAAGTCGGCGGGCGTGGACATCGACGAGTTTTGGTTCTCGGAGCTGCGCAAGGAGGGCGAGTTGCTGTCCGGCAAAGCCGTGACGGTCGCGACGAGCTTCGACCAGCTGCTCGATTCGTTCGCGCCGTCGTACGCCGGAGTCGTCGTATGGGACTCGAATGTGCCGGCGACGTCGAACGTGGCATCGACCGCCGCGGGCGTCGAGAACTTGCTTCCGGTTCGTTACGACGCGAACGTCGGCAGTCCATACGACCTGCTGGTCCGGCAGCGCGCGCTTCCGGTAGTCCTTGATCTTGTAGGTAAATTTACGGGAGAAGGCGAAATTCCGGATATCGGGGAACCGTCGACCGGAAGCGCGAAGAACGATGCGTACCGTTGGGCGAAGGCGAAGTATCTCGACGCCGGGCGAACGAACCCGACGATGCTAGCGTACGCGTTGGACGGCATCTCTTGGGATTTCGACGCCGCCGCCAAGCCGCTGAACGCGCAATGGGTGTCCGCTGCGCTGCCGAAGCGAATGAAAGCGGGCTCCAGCGTAGACGTCAGCGTCACTGTGAAAAACAACGGCACGACTGCATGGTCCTACGCCGCCAACGACCGGTTCGGCACGACGGGAGACACGGCGAACCAGTTCGTATGGTCGAATTTGAACGGCGGGTATTCCGTCTCCTCGGACAATCAGCGGGTGTTCCTGAATTCCGGAGAGGCGGTGCAGCCGGGGGCGGAGCGTACATTCCGCTTTACGATGATCGCGCCCGCGTCGCCCGGTACGTATACCTTCAGCGCCCAGATGGTTCGCGACGGCGTCGCGTATTACGGAACCGGCCTTCGGAGAAGCGTCGAGGTCGTGGCGGACGACGTGCTTGAGACGCCGGCCGACGAGCCCCTCGTCGACGGAACGTACGTGTATCCGGATTTGTTCAACTCGATGCTGCCGAATGCGGATTATTTGATTTCGAACAAGGCGTTTTTCTTCGATCTGAGTCCGGATGAACGCAGCCTTCCGAACGACGATCGGTCTCAGCCGCTAGGCACCGATTTTCATACGCTGCGGGACATTTTGCGGGCGCAGAACGCGCTCGCCGGAGAGCGAATCATCACGATCGGCGGCTTCGTGCCGTGGTGGATCAAATATACGACGCACGCCGATCCGCAGGCCCGCCTGCATCCGGTCGCCGCGGAGTGGAAGTTCGCGGACGAAATTTCGAAATACAATGCGCAGAAGGATGCGGACGCTTACGGTCTCGTCGGGCTGTCGAACGCTTCGGTGTTCCGGCACGTACCGCTGAAGACGCTCGTGCAGCCGAACGACAAGGGCGAAAACGGCAAGACGTACGACCCAGATAAAAAGTACATCGCATTTTATATGGGCGACTACGATGCCGGCGCATGGACGGCAGGCGCGCTGCCGGTGCTGTGGAACGATCCGAAGCGCGGAGAGCTGCCGCTCGCATGGGCGCCGGTGCCCGGATTGTCGGCTCGCGTGCCGCAAGTATTCAATTATTTGTACGCGACGGCGACGCCGAACGATTATTTCGTTGCGGGGGATAACGGAGCGGGGTACTTGAATCCGATGATGCTGCTCGAGGAAAACCGTCCCGACGGGCTGCCCGATTTCCTGCACGTCTGGGAGGAATATAACCGGCAGCAGTACGAACGCCACGATTTGGACATTACCGGGTTCTTGATCAGCGGAAACAGCGGCAGCGTCAACCGCGAGGTCCAGGAAGCTTATAGCCGCTTCTCGCCGTCCGGCGTCGGCAATAACGCCGGCTTCGAGGAGCCGATCGTGAACGGCACGCCGTTCGTGACGGTGGAGGATGTCCCGCTGGGCCCGATTTCGACCGATTCCGCGGCGTTGGCTCGCGTATTGGGCGACCGTCTGCAAAAAAATCAGCAATTCTCGATGTTCCGCACGATCCTGTTCAAGCCGTCGACGATCGTGGACGCGGTCGAGCTTACGAAGGCGAACCATCCCGACGTCGAGTTCGAAATCGTAGATCCGTACACGTACTTCCGTTTCTATAAGGAAGCGAGAGCGTGGGAGGCGGCGAGCCGCGTCTACGATGCGGCGGAGGCCGCGGCGGCGGTCGACGTCGACGGCGTCGCTGCCCCGGGCGAGTGGGATGGCGCAGGTACGATCGAGGTCGGAGCGGAGTCTGAGGACGTGAAGGAATACGGCACCGTCTGGGGCCATGCCGGGGAACTGCAGTCGAAGTACAAATTGAAGTGGGACGCCGAAAACTTATACATTCTGGAGGAACGCACGGACGAACGATTCCAGTTTACCGAAACCGGCGCGCAGATGTACTTGTCCGACGCGTCGATGCTGTTCCTGGATTTGAACGGCCGGAAGTTCGGTACGGTGTACGAAGCCGGGGATTACGCCATTTTGTTCACGCCGAGCGGCCCTGACGGGCAGCCGCACGTGTTTCTTCGCGAGGGACGGGACGGCGGCGCCGCAGAATATCAGCTGTCGGCGGGAACTGCGGCCTCGACGGTCGGCGAGACGTCGTTCGTGTTCGAAGCGGCGATACCGTGGAGCGCGCTGCAACAGGTGCCGTTCGCGCCGGAGGACGGTAAGACGATCGGCATGTCCGTTCTCGCCACGCACGGCCCGGATTCCTGGGGACAGATCATGTGGGCGGGCAACGGCGACGATCAAGCGAAGTGGGCGAAGCTGCGATTCGTCGCGGCTCCCGCGCCGAGCGCACCGACCGGGCTCGCGGCGCTCGACGTCACGAAGACGTCGATTACGGTCGGTTGGACGGCCGCGCCGGCGTCCGAAGGCGTCGTCGTATACGAGGTCCGGCTCGACGGAGCCGTCGTCGGCACGGTCGCCGCGCCGGCGACCACGTTCGCGATTGAAGGGCTGAAGAAGGATACGCCGTATGCGATTACGGTTATTGCGAAGCGAGCCTCGGGGGCGTCTGCGGAGAGCGAGCCGCTAACGGTCGCGACGGACCACGATAACGGCATCGGCACCGGCAATAACAACGGGAACGGGAGAGACGGCCCATGA